In Pelosinus sp. UFO1, one genomic interval encodes:
- the citC gene encoding [citrate (pro-3S)-lyase] ligase, with the protein MSNYNIAKIFLSDKRSRQQIDSLLQHEGLHLDNNLDYTCGIYDDDMNIIATGSCFGNTLRCLAVSSSHQGEGLLNGVITHLIEFEHARGNQHLFLYTKCNTAKFFSDLGFYEIIRIEDQVVFMENRRKGFSDYLHALSGSNQNHPVSQQSKVAAIVVNANPFTLGHLYLVEKAASENDILHLFIVSEDASVIPFSIRKKLVIEGTSHLRNIIYHDSGPYIISNATFPSYFQKDEVTVISSHAELDLEIFKKISSVLGIHRRYVGEEPLSQVTGIYNQIMHKKLPQAGIDCIVIPRKEVNGNIISASIVRKALQDNAINVLKNLVPETTFRFFQSEEALPIIRKLKNSGNVIHY; encoded by the coding sequence ATGTCCAACTATAATATTGCTAAAATTTTTTTATCAGATAAAAGGAGCCGCCAACAAATTGATTCGTTGCTACAGCACGAAGGACTTCACCTTGATAATAATCTTGATTATACCTGTGGAATTTATGATGATGATATGAACATCATTGCTACAGGTAGTTGTTTTGGTAATACTCTACGCTGTCTCGCTGTAAGCAGCTCCCATCAAGGTGAAGGTCTTCTCAATGGGGTGATCACTCATCTAATTGAATTCGAACATGCTCGCGGTAATCAGCATTTATTTCTCTACACGAAATGTAATACAGCCAAATTCTTTAGTGACTTAGGCTTTTATGAAATTATCCGCATAGAAGATCAAGTGGTCTTTATGGAAAACCGGCGCAAGGGCTTCTCTGATTATCTGCATGCACTTTCCGGTAGCAATCAAAATCACCCGGTTTCTCAACAGAGCAAAGTCGCAGCAATTGTCGTGAATGCTAATCCCTTTACCCTAGGGCACCTTTACCTTGTAGAAAAAGCCGCATCAGAAAATGATATTCTACATCTCTTTATCGTGAGTGAAGATGCTAGTGTGATTCCTTTTTCCATCCGAAAAAAACTTGTCATAGAAGGAACTTCCCATCTGCGCAATATTATTTATCACGACAGCGGACCTTACATTATCAGCAACGCCACTTTCCCTAGTTATTTTCAAAAAGATGAAGTCACTGTCATAAGCAGTCATGCTGAACTTGATTTGGAAATCTTCAAAAAAATATCGTCTGTATTAGGCATTCATCGTCGTTACGTAGGAGAGGAACCATTAAGTCAGGTTACCGGAATCTACAATCAAATTATGCACAAGAAACTACCACAAGCAGGAATTGACTGTATCGTGATCCCCCGAAAAGAAGTAAACGGAAATATTATCAGTGCTTCTATCGTAAGAAAGGCACTCCAGGATAACGCTATAAATGTATTAAAGAACCTTGTACCCGAAACCACTTTTCGTTTTTTCCAAAGCGAAGAAGCACTCCCTATCATCCGCAAACTCAAAAATAGTGGAAACGTTATACACTATTAA
- the citX gene encoding citrate lyase holo-[acyl-carrier protein] synthase has protein sequence MLIGESVLLKDMMDCRENRVKLQTKYRLHFQKPIISFCMNIPGPIKTTTEIQEAFDIGCKKIEEILQATKIKILDSTRIHKITGDEWILCTEGDAVKIKASMSSIEDFHPFGRLFDIDVIDVNGEKLSRTAFRKCLICDAQAQVCASLRKHSIFEMQNKIEEILKAFLH, from the coding sequence ATGCTGATTGGTGAATCTGTATTGCTAAAGGATATGATGGACTGTAGAGAAAACCGTGTCAAGCTGCAAACAAAGTATCGCCTACATTTTCAAAAACCGATTATATCATTCTGCATGAATATTCCCGGTCCTATAAAAACCACAACCGAAATCCAAGAAGCTTTCGATATAGGATGCAAAAAAATAGAAGAAATACTTCAAGCGACAAAAATCAAAATATTAGATTCTACACGCATTCATAAGATCACTGGCGATGAATGGATCCTTTGTACAGAAGGTGATGCTGTTAAAATAAAAGCGTCCATGTCAAGTATTGAAGATTTCCATCCTTTTGGGCGCCTATTTGACATTGACGTTATCGACGTTAATGGGGAGAAGCTTTCAAGAACTGCATTTAGAAAATGTCTAATCTGCGATGCACAAGCACAAGTATGTGCTAGTTTAAGAAAACATTCTATCTTTGAAATGCAAAATAAAATAGAAGAAATTCTTAAAGCCTTTCTTCATTAG